From a single Anaerolineaceae bacterium oral taxon 439 genomic region:
- a CDS encoding dihydrodipicolinate reductase has protein sequence MKELKVAQFGCGKMSRYLIRYLIEKGAKIVAAFDMNPALIGKDIGEHIGAEPYGVRISDSKDAERILKELKPSVCVVATMSLIEDIKGAFEVCAKSGVNAISTCEESLYPWNSNPKLTAALDKLAKENGVTLAGSGYPDMYWGVLIDTLAGSIQRIDKIKGISSYNVEDYGIALAHGHGAGLSQEDFKEQIGKYNDLTSAEQKKLVESGEYVPSYMWNQNGWLCERLGLTPVSQVQQCFPTTHSTDLVSSTLGMTIRAGDPTGMSAVVTTETKEGITIETECIGKVYGPEDFDRNDWSFYGEPEVSIHVDRPATVELTCANLINRIPALIRSEPGYITTDKLPNNRYIVGKITDYLD, from the coding sequence ATGAAGGAATTGAAGGTCGCGCAGTTTGGCTGCGGTAAGATGAGTCGGTATTTGATTCGCTACCTGATCGAGAAGGGCGCGAAAATTGTCGCTGCGTTTGACATGAATCCGGCGCTGATCGGGAAAGATATCGGCGAGCATATTGGCGCCGAGCCCTACGGGGTCAGGATTTCCGATTCGAAGGACGCGGAACGAATCCTGAAAGAGTTGAAGCCGTCGGTCTGCGTTGTCGCGACGATGAGCCTGATAGAAGATATCAAGGGCGCTTTCGAGGTCTGCGCGAAGAGCGGCGTTAACGCGATCAGCACCTGCGAAGAGTCGCTGTATCCCTGGAATTCGAATCCGAAGCTGACTGCGGCGCTGGATAAATTAGCGAAAGAAAACGGCGTCACGTTGGCGGGGAGCGGTTATCCGGATATGTATTGGGGCGTCCTGATCGATACGTTGGCGGGGTCGATCCAGCGGATCGATAAGATCAAGGGAATCAGCAGCTACAATGTCGAGGATTACGGAATCGCGCTCGCGCATGGACATGGGGCAGGTTTATCGCAGGAGGATTTCAAGGAGCAGATCGGGAAGTATAACGACCTTACTTCGGCCGAGCAGAAAAAATTGGTGGAGAGCGGCGAATACGTCCCCAGCTACATGTGGAATCAGAACGGTTGGCTTTGCGAACGGCTCGGCCTGACCCCTGTTTCGCAGGTGCAGCAATGCTTCCCGACAACGCATTCCACAGACCTCGTCAGCTCCACGCTTGGGATGACGATCCGGGCGGGCGATCCGACCGGGATGAGCGCCGTCGTGACGACGGAGACGAAAGAAGGGATCACGATCGAGACGGAATGTATTGGCAAGGTTTACGGACCGGAGGATTTCGATCGCAATGACTGGTCGTTTTACGGTGAACCGGAAGTCTCGATCCACGTGGATCGGCCGGCTACGGTCGAGCTGACCTGCGCCAACCTGATCAACCGGATCCCGGCGCTGATCCGGAGCGAGCCGGGGTATATAACAACGGATAAGCTTCCAAATAACCGTTATATCGTAGGAAAGATTACGGATTATCTGGACTGA
- a CDS encoding NAD-dependent epimerase yields the protein MRKILITGSGGLIGSDLFDALRASYGDENVIASDIRNTHEARRFEFLDIRDRGRLKTILEKYDVGSVYHLAGLLSAGGEKNPGLAWEINLNGLMNVLDEAREFDCKVFWPSSIAVYGPTTPKIRVPQHTSFEPETVYGITKMTGELLCKYYHDKFGVDVRSLRYPGINGWKGDPGDGTTEYAMHIFYSAFRENAYECFLSPDTRLPMMYIDDAIRGTIELMAAPRENLTERMAYNFAAINFTPAELVEEVKSLFPGFRITYKPDVRQEIAATWAQSIDDSAARRDWGWKEAYDLGKMAKALYSGIKGRIYHG from the coding sequence ATGAGAAAAATTCTTATCACTGGATCGGGCGGATTGATTGGCAGCGATTTATTTGACGCGCTTCGCGCTTCGTATGGCGACGAAAACGTGATTGCCTCTGATATTCGTAATACGCATGAGGCCCGTCGGTTCGAGTTCCTGGATATTCGCGATCGCGGCCGGCTGAAAACGATCCTTGAAAAGTATGACGTCGGATCGGTGTATCATTTAGCCGGACTGCTTTCCGCTGGCGGCGAGAAAAATCCGGGCCTGGCCTGGGAAATTAATCTGAACGGTTTGATGAACGTGCTTGATGAAGCGCGTGAATTTGACTGCAAGGTTTTCTGGCCGAGCTCGATCGCGGTCTATGGGCCGACGACGCCGAAAATTCGCGTCCCGCAGCATACCTCCTTTGAGCCGGAAACCGTGTACGGGATTACCAAAATGACTGGCGAGCTGCTATGCAAGTATTATCATGATAAATTCGGCGTGGACGTCCGTTCGCTCCGCTATCCGGGGATTAACGGCTGGAAAGGGGATCCGGGAGACGGGACGACCGAATACGCGATGCATATTTTTTACAGCGCGTTTCGTGAGAATGCTTACGAATGCTTCCTGTCGCCGGATACGCGGCTGCCGATGATGTATATCGACGACGCGATCCGGGGAACGATCGAATTGATGGCAGCGCCGCGCGAGAACCTGACCGAGCGGATGGCGTATAATTTCGCGGCGATTAATTTTACGCCGGCGGAGCTGGTCGAAGAAGTCAAAAGTCTTTTCCCCGGGTTCAGAATTACGTATAAACCTGACGTTCGTCAGGAAATCGCGGCAACCTGGGCGCAGTCGATCGACGACAGCGCGGCGCGGCGCGACTGGGGCTGGAAAGAGGCTTACGATTTGGGAAAAATGGCGAAGGCGCTGTATTCTGGAATAAAAGGAAGGATTTATCATGGGTAA
- a CDS encoding threonine aldolase, with amino-acid sequence MIRFNSDYTEGAHPEILEALIRTNELQSDGYGADPYCGAARTMIQTACGDPDADVHFFVGGTQTNFTLIAAALRPYQSVLSAATGHIFVHESGAIEATGHKCETLPTVDGKIRAADIEAKLEAHRADESFEHATQPKLVYLSQPTELGTLYTRQELTKIRATCDRYDLFLYIDGARIVYALTSEKNDADLKTIARIADAFYFGGTKAGLLFGEALIIRSDTLKRDFRYIQKQRGGLLAKGRLLGVQFAALFEASLYEEIGRHANRAADKIREALREMRVRFLVASPTNQIFPIFPDGLIRELREDFALAYIQRVSESESCVRICTSFATRDEDVEALIARVRSLLDKNR; translated from the coding sequence ATGATTCGATTCAACAGCGACTACACGGAAGGCGCGCATCCTGAGATTCTTGAGGCGCTGATTCGAACGAACGAGCTGCAAAGCGACGGCTACGGCGCCGACCCGTACTGCGGCGCTGCGCGGACGATGATCCAGACGGCTTGCGGGGATCCAGATGCCGACGTGCATTTTTTCGTCGGCGGGACACAGACGAATTTCACGCTCATCGCCGCGGCGCTCCGTCCGTACCAGAGCGTCTTGAGCGCGGCCACAGGTCATATCTTCGTGCATGAAAGCGGCGCGATCGAAGCGACGGGGCATAAATGCGAAACGCTTCCGACCGTCGACGGTAAAATCCGGGCCGCGGATATTGAAGCGAAGCTCGAAGCGCACCGCGCAGACGAATCCTTCGAGCATGCGACCCAACCCAAGCTGGTCTACCTGTCGCAGCCGACCGAGCTCGGAACGCTTTACACGCGGCAGGAACTGACCAAAATCCGCGCCACCTGCGACAGGTACGATCTTTTCCTCTATATCGACGGCGCGCGGATCGTATACGCGCTGACCTCGGAGAAAAACGATGCTGACTTAAAGACGATCGCCCGGATCGCCGACGCGTTCTATTTCGGCGGAACGAAGGCGGGACTCCTCTTCGGCGAAGCCCTCATTATCCGCAGCGATACGCTCAAGCGCGATTTCCGTTATATTCAAAAGCAACGCGGCGGATTGCTGGCGAAAGGGCGGCTCTTAGGCGTCCAATTCGCCGCGCTTTTTGAAGCCAGCCTGTACGAAGAAATCGGGCGGCACGCGAACCGAGCCGCGGATAAAATACGGGAAGCGCTGCGCGAAATGAGGGTTCGTTTCCTCGTCGCCTCACCCACGAATCAGATCTTCCCGATTTTCCCGGACGGCCTGATCCGGGAGCTGCGGGAGGATTTCGCGCTGGCGTATATCCAGCGCGTGAGCGAAAGCGAAAGCTGCGTCCGGATCTGCACGAGTTTCGCGACCAGAGACGAGGACGTCGAAGCGTTAATCGCCAGAGTCCGATCGCTGCTCGATAAAAATCGGTAA
- a CDS encoding flotillin — protein sequence MDYTLIGIAAVIFIGIIVTLGYVKAPPDKAFIISGLRRKVVVGRSAIRIPFLERLDKLSLKVMSVDVKTGTAVPTNDYINVRVDGIVKIKISSDLDMIGKAAQNFLNQSEEYIIGQVKDVLEGNMREIIGQLTLPTMVQDRKLFGEKVQENAVPDLAKLGLEIVSFNIQSFEDENGVIENLGIDNISKIRKEASIAKANADKDVIIAQANANRLANDAEVESQRIIAERQNELEIKKAQLKTEADKQKAEADMAYDIQAEERRKDKEAKSAEANLIREQKQIEIQKAKLDAEQKQAADVQLYQRQKEAEAKLFEEQKSAEAIKIRAEQEAAAVRIKAEADADAKRQVGLAEAEALRAKGLAEAEAIDKKAEAMKKYGEAAMLEMYFNVLPEISKNITAPLGNIDKITMYGDGNNAKLVGDITKSLTQITDGLNDSLGVDVKSLVTGFLKNKTISEEKSGE from the coding sequence ATGGATTACACTCTGATCGGAATCGCGGCCGTAATCTTTATTGGAATAATCGTGACATTGGGGTACGTTAAAGCCCCGCCCGATAAAGCGTTTATCATTTCCGGGCTCAGGCGTAAAGTCGTCGTCGGCAGGTCGGCGATTCGGATCCCATTCCTCGAACGGTTGGATAAACTTTCGCTGAAAGTCATGTCGGTCGACGTGAAGACCGGGACGGCGGTTCCGACGAACGATTATATTAACGTCAGAGTCGACGGCATTGTAAAGATAAAAATTTCGAGCGATCTCGATATGATTGGCAAAGCGGCGCAGAACTTCCTGAACCAGTCCGAAGAATATATTATCGGGCAGGTTAAGGACGTTCTGGAAGGAAATATGCGCGAAATTATCGGCCAGCTTACGCTCCCTACCATGGTTCAGGACCGCAAACTTTTCGGGGAGAAGGTCCAGGAAAACGCCGTGCCGGACCTGGCGAAATTAGGTCTCGAAATCGTATCGTTCAACATTCAATCCTTCGAAGATGAAAACGGCGTTATCGAGAATCTCGGGATCGATAATATTTCGAAGATCCGAAAAGAAGCTTCGATCGCGAAAGCCAACGCCGATAAGGACGTCATTATCGCCCAGGCCAACGCGAACAGGCTCGCCAACGACGCGGAAGTCGAATCGCAGCGAATTATCGCCGAGCGACAGAATGAACTCGAAATCAAGAAGGCGCAGCTGAAAACCGAAGCGGATAAGCAGAAGGCCGAAGCCGATATGGCTTACGATATTCAGGCGGAAGAAAGAAGAAAAGATAAGGAAGCGAAATCCGCGGAGGCCAACCTGATCCGCGAGCAGAAGCAGATCGAGATCCAGAAAGCAAAGCTCGACGCAGAACAAAAACAGGCCGCCGACGTCCAGCTCTATCAGCGGCAAAAAGAAGCGGAGGCGAAGCTTTTCGAGGAACAGAAGAGCGCCGAGGCGATTAAGATCAGAGCCGAACAGGAGGCCGCCGCCGTAAGAATCAAAGCGGAAGCCGACGCCGACGCGAAGCGGCAGGTCGGTCTTGCGGAAGCGGAAGCGCTGCGCGCGAAGGGGCTCGCCGAGGCAGAGGCGATCGACAAGAAAGCGGAGGCCATGAAAAAATATGGCGAGGCCGCCATGCTTGAGATGTACTTTAATGTCTTGCCGGAAATTTCAAAAAATATTACCGCCCCGCTCGGCAATATTGACAAGATTACGATGTATGGGGACGGGAACAACGCAAAGCTGGTCGGCGATATAACGAAATCGCTGACGCAGATAACCGACGGATTAAACGACAGCCTCGGCGTTGACGTTAAGTCGCTGGTTACGGGATTCCTGAAGAATAAAACGATCAGTGAGGAAAAAAGCGGCGAGTAA
- a CDS encoding desulfoferrodoxin → MKLEFLYCRHCKKMIVTLKNDRNVPTICCGEPMAPVTANTVDAAKEKHVPDVKVSGDKIEVVVGAVEHPMLPEHWIEFVVLETRKGFQIKYLNAGDKPKAVFTVTDDEAVAVYEHCNLHGLWKTAL, encoded by the coding sequence ATGAAACTTGAATTCTTATATTGCAGGCACTGCAAAAAAATGATTGTCACGTTGAAAAACGATCGAAACGTCCCCACGATTTGCTGCGGGGAGCCTATGGCGCCGGTTACCGCGAATACGGTCGACGCCGCCAAGGAAAAACACGTGCCGGATGTCAAGGTCTCCGGTGATAAAATTGAAGTTGTTGTTGGAGCGGTTGAGCATCCGATGCTTCCCGAGCACTGGATCGAGTTCGTCGTTCTCGAGACCCGGAAGGGCTTCCAGATCAAATATCTGAACGCGGGCGATAAGCCGAAGGCTGTCTTCACGGTTACCGACGACGAAGCGGTTGCGGTCTATGAACATTGCAACCTGCACGGGCTTTGGAAGACCGCGCTCTGA
- a CDS encoding 4-alpha-glucanotransferase — MTTTKLERSSGILLHPTSFPGPDGIGDLGPEAFRWIDFLESANCAIWQILPLGPTGYGDSPYQAFSAFAGNPYLVSADILLDQGILKPEDLRDRPGFPEATVDYGSAIAWKLTLLNRAYQNFKAEPALCREEFDRFCDENADWLDDYSLFRAIKDVQNGDSWINWPGKYRLRDRKTLTEFAARAADSIEEQKFYQFLFFRQWKNVKDYANGKGITIVGDIPIFVAMDSADVWSRPELFYLDDQCQPTVVAGVPPDYFSATGQLWGNPLYKWPAHQKDGYQWWIRRVRASRVLSDLIRLDHFRGFGGYWEVPAGNPTAQFGRWVKGPGEELLTAIRDSLGELPIIAEDLGEITQDVVEMRDAFGLPGMKILQFAFSGDARDLFLPHNYVQNCIAYTGTHDNDTAVGWYASAQEHEKDFCRRYLSTDGSDIAWRMVRSVWASVAVYAIAPLQDILGLDGSTRMNFPGHAAGNWLYRFRPADIKPDLAARISELNQMYNRIPSINRVPAKRPAIDYENA; from the coding sequence ATGACGACGACAAAACTTGAACGCTCTTCCGGGATCTTACTGCATCCGACCAGTTTTCCCGGTCCCGACGGAATCGGCGATTTAGGGCCAGAAGCGTTTCGCTGGATCGATTTCCTGGAGTCCGCCAACTGCGCAATCTGGCAGATTCTCCCGCTGGGCCCGACCGGATACGGCGACTCGCCCTACCAGGCCTTTTCCGCATTCGCCGGAAATCCCTACCTGGTCAGCGCCGATATCCTTCTCGATCAGGGCATCCTCAAGCCGGAAGACCTTCGCGATCGCCCGGGATTCCCGGAAGCCACGGTCGATTATGGAAGCGCGATCGCCTGGAAGCTGACACTCCTGAACCGCGCCTATCAGAATTTCAAGGCGGAGCCCGCTCTCTGCCGCGAGGAATTTGACCGCTTCTGCGACGAGAACGCCGATTGGCTCGACGATTATAGTCTCTTCCGCGCGATCAAAGACGTTCAAAACGGTGACAGCTGGATCAACTGGCCCGGGAAATATCGCCTTCGCGACCGGAAAACGCTGACCGAATTCGCCGCCAGAGCCGCCGACTCAATCGAGGAACAGAAATTCTACCAATTCCTTTTCTTCCGTCAATGGAAAAACGTTAAGGATTACGCAAACGGCAAAGGAATCACGATTGTCGGCGACATCCCGATTTTCGTCGCGATGGACTCCGCCGACGTCTGGAGCAGGCCGGAGCTGTTTTACCTCGACGATCAGTGCCAGCCGACGGTTGTCGCCGGCGTTCCGCCGGACTACTTTTCCGCGACCGGCCAACTCTGGGGAAACCCGTTATATAAATGGCCGGCGCATCAAAAAGACGGCTATCAATGGTGGATTCGGCGCGTTCGCGCCTCCCGCGTTTTATCCGACCTGATTCGCCTGGATCATTTCCGCGGCTTCGGCGGCTACTGGGAAGTCCCGGCCGGAAACCCCACCGCGCAGTTCGGTCGCTGGGTCAAAGGACCGGGAGAGGAGCTGCTGACCGCGATCCGCGATTCGCTCGGCGAACTTCCGATTATCGCCGAAGACCTTGGCGAGATTACACAGGACGTCGTCGAGATGCGCGATGCGTTCGGCTTACCGGGGATGAAAATCCTGCAATTCGCGTTCTCCGGCGACGCCCGCGACCTCTTCCTGCCGCATAACTACGTGCAGAACTGCATTGCATATACCGGAACGCACGATAACGATACCGCCGTCGGCTGGTACGCTTCCGCGCAGGAACATGAAAAAGACTTCTGCCGCCGGTATTTAAGCACGGACGGATCCGATATCGCATGGCGTATGGTCCGTTCGGTCTGGGCGTCGGTCGCCGTCTACGCGATCGCCCCGCTTCAGGATATTTTAGGTCTGGACGGATCGACCCGAATGAATTTTCCGGGCCATGCCGCTGGAAATTGGCTCTATCGCTTCCGTCCCGCGGATATTAAACCTGATCTGGCCGCCCGTATCTCCGAGCTTAATCAGATGTATAATCGGATCCCGTCGATCAATCGGGTTCCCGCAAAGCGGCCGGCTATTGATTATGAAAACGCATAA